One Methanobacterium formicicum DSM 3637 genomic window, AACCATCTTTCAGGCGATCAATGGGAACTTCCTTTTTTATTAAAAGCTCGTTTTTGAACTTTTTAAATAGTTCTGGGTCTCGGCGGGGTGCACTGCAGTAATACATTCCCTCTGGAAGTCCTTCCAGGTAACGCATCTTATTCATCACTGGTATGGGTATGAGTTTAGGCCACATGCACTCGAAAAATTCCAGTTTTTCCACCAGAACCTCCATGAATATATCTTCAATGGCACGCTGCAGTGCAATGAACTTGGGTCCGTAGAACCACTGTCCCTTACCCGGGAACTTCTTAACCCAACCCTGTTTAACTGCCTCTTCAGTGGGGTCCCCTTCAAAAAATACTGGGAATTTCTGACTGCGTCCAGTTATGGTTCCTGGTTCGATTTTGGTAACCTGGCGGGTTAGAATGTCATCTGCATCTTCGTCTTCAGCGGAATCCATCCTTTCAGTCTCTGCCAGAACATGCTTAACCACCCTGTCCACCACGTGGTTTCTGAGATCTCCCTCTTCCAGTTGCTGGAATTGGATAACCATCTTTCCATCATCGAATGTTGCATCCTCTACATAGGGCATTTCGCTTACATCAACCAGTTCCCTGGATGGAAACTCAATTTGATAATCCTGAACAGTGATTTTCCGAACACCAATATGGTATTTTGGTCCTAAAAGTTGTGTGAGGGGTTTTTTCATACGAAGAAGTGCATCATGTGCTCTTCCCCGTCTACCGGAGACTATATCCAGGTGGAGAGTGTTACCTTCCAGGTTCCACTCCACGATCTGGGAAGCATCATCTTTTTGTTCCGGTGCAACTCCCTTCAGGAACAGGTCATTATTGGCCTGCTGGATAAAATGGGTAATATCATCTAAGGCTCCATCAGCATCTTTACTGAGTAAAACTTCTCCTTTTAATGCGAATTTCATTTTTATAACATCCTTAAGCTTATAATAGTTTTAAATATTTATTATAATTTTTTTTGTAAGTTTCTAATTTTATTGAATATCCAATACTTTTTCAACCAGCATTTCTGAGAATATGAGGTCATCTGCAGTTGATAGTATTGTTTTAAGTGATTTTCCTTCTAAATTACAGATTAAAGAATTATATTTTTGTCGCGACTCTAAATAACCAGTATTTTCAGGTAGAAGTGATTTAAAAGCAACTTTTGCCTGTTTATCGTTCTGGTAACTGAAGGTGATGGTGGCTTTGATCTTCATAATATTTTAGACCTCATTGATAGGTTAATTGGAGGGGTAATGATTTAAAATATTTTCTGCAATTTGTGCAATCGACTCAAAAGCTGCCGAATCAGGGTAATTAGCCAGTGGAAGGCCTTCCATGTCTGATATGACAACCATATCATCCCGAGGAATACTGCCTAACACATCCACATCCATTT contains:
- the serS gene encoding serine--tRNA ligase, with product MKFALKGEVLLSKDADGALDDITHFIQQANNDLFLKGVAPEQKDDASQIVEWNLEGNTLHLDIVSGRRGRAHDALLRMKKPLTQLLGPKYHIGVRKITVQDYQIEFPSRELVDVSEMPYVEDATFDDGKMVIQFQQLEEGDLRNHVVDRVVKHVLAETERMDSAEDEDADDILTRQVTKIEPGTITGRSQKFPVFFEGDPTEEAVKQGWVKKFPGKGQWFYGPKFIALQRAIEDIFMEVLVEKLEFFECMWPKLIPIPVMNKMRYLEGLPEGMYYCSAPRRDPELFKKFKNELLIKKEVPIDRLKDGLKDPSYVLAPAQCEPFYEFFSHEVLDEKDLPIRLFDKSGWTYRWEAGGAKGLDRVHEFQRIELVWLGTPDQVEEIRDATLEISQELANKMELEWYTEIGDDPFYLEGRKVEERGIEFPDVPKYEMRVVVPGADKGVAAVSANVHGTHFTEGFSIKETHNHTLWTGCTGIGITRWLFGFLAQKGFDKENWPEVVRKRVGTVRTPQVLTWP
- a CDS encoding KEOPS complex subunit Pcc1 — translated: MKIKATITFSYQNDKQAKVAFKSLLPENTGYLESRQKYNSLICNLEGKSLKTILSTADDLIFSEMLVEKVLDIQ